In one Aeromicrobium erythreum genomic region, the following are encoded:
- a CDS encoding patatin-like phospholipase family protein — protein sequence MTESSERQIVGAEVPRVVAARLNGTLRDDGAKVALVIEGGGMRGIVSAAMATALEESGILPAVDIVVGTSAGAVNAAATVRGTISGLTDAYADVYSSREFIDIRRLWNRGRPVVDSARIVSHIDQLFGVGDLVGDFGPRLAMVATDIDAARAEALTGFADRTDQLSAIHASGLLPILGGPPISFRGRRWLDGGILEPVPVAAAATLGATHAIVLATRPRGFGPTFGAFDRVIQRYLHGLNPTLGSAYAQRPARYRAVLEATAGGSCSGVRTVLFAPDAAVRLPGRLERDAQLLRSTGRTVRDETLRQLATWQVAA from the coding sequence GTGACCGAGTCATCCGAGCGCCAGATCGTCGGCGCCGAGGTGCCACGAGTCGTCGCAGCGCGCCTGAACGGGACCTTGCGCGACGACGGCGCCAAGGTTGCTCTGGTCATCGAAGGCGGGGGGATGCGAGGCATCGTCTCTGCGGCCATGGCGACCGCGTTGGAGGAGAGCGGAATCCTGCCAGCCGTCGACATCGTGGTCGGCACATCGGCTGGTGCCGTCAACGCCGCCGCTACGGTTCGTGGCACGATCAGCGGGCTCACAGATGCGTACGCCGACGTCTACTCGTCGCGCGAGTTCATCGACATCCGTCGGCTGTGGAACAGAGGCCGACCCGTCGTGGACAGTGCGCGCATCGTCTCGCACATCGATCAGCTGTTCGGTGTCGGCGACCTGGTCGGGGATTTCGGCCCTCGGCTCGCGATGGTCGCCACAGACATCGACGCGGCAAGGGCAGAGGCGCTGACCGGTTTCGCCGATCGGACCGACCAGCTGTCGGCTATCCATGCCTCCGGGCTGCTTCCGATCCTGGGGGGTCCGCCCATCAGCTTCCGCGGGAGGCGGTGGCTGGACGGCGGGATCCTGGAGCCGGTGCCCGTGGCAGCGGCAGCGACCCTGGGGGCCACGCATGCCATCGTCCTGGCAACACGACCTCGCGGCTTCGGACCGACCTTCGGAGCATTCGACCGCGTGATCCAGCGTTATCTGCACGGACTCAATCCGACGCTCGGGTCCGCGTACGCACAGCGGCCGGCGCGGTACCGAGCGGTCCTGGAGGCGACGGCCGGAGGCTCGTGCTCAGGCGTCAGGACGGTGCTCTTTGCTCCTGATGCCGCGGTCCGGCTCCCGGGCAGACTCGAACGCGACGCCCAGCTACTTCGATCGACAGGGCGCACGGTCCGCGACGAGACCCTGCGGCAGCTCGCCACCTGGCAGGTCGCAGCGTGA
- a CDS encoding AraC family transcriptional regulator, translating to MYFRSASLRGFRSVVAELGGQADTFAERAGLDPRALDQDDVLVEAHRSAAMLELVVEELGCHNLGLQMADRQSITVLGALAIALMNCPTLGSALDVVNTYLFVHSQFVSFELRDDPREEPGVSALYYRPARPRGPAQAVDLAMGFIHRGITHLSDGDYGLREVMLPYECPARTDIYEEFFGAKVTFRAPVEDAAVLRIPSSLPSRSLAGGDEALKHLAVAFLDRTTSRSDDDVVERTRGALRHLLGTGFVDQAAVAKVFSIHPRTLHRRLAAHGTTYQTLVDEARRDQALLLVTTTDLPFAQITHMCGFREQASFTRAARRWWGASPGQLRSRQRAGAGARYRS from the coding sequence ATGTACTTTCGCTCGGCCAGTCTGCGCGGCTTCCGCTCGGTGGTCGCAGAACTCGGAGGCCAGGCCGACACGTTCGCAGAAAGGGCGGGGCTGGATCCTCGCGCTCTCGACCAGGACGACGTGTTGGTCGAGGCGCATCGCTCTGCCGCCATGCTGGAGCTGGTTGTCGAGGAGCTGGGCTGTCACAATCTCGGTCTGCAGATGGCTGACCGCCAGTCCATCACCGTCCTGGGTGCGCTCGCGATCGCCCTGATGAACTGCCCGACCTTGGGAAGCGCGCTGGACGTGGTCAACACCTATCTCTTCGTCCACAGTCAGTTCGTGTCCTTCGAGCTGCGGGACGACCCTCGAGAAGAACCAGGCGTCAGCGCGCTGTACTACCGACCCGCGCGCCCACGTGGCCCTGCCCAGGCCGTCGACCTCGCCATGGGCTTCATCCACCGAGGCATCACCCACCTCAGCGACGGGGACTACGGTCTGCGCGAGGTGATGCTCCCCTACGAGTGCCCGGCGCGCACTGACATCTACGAAGAGTTCTTCGGCGCCAAGGTCACCTTCCGGGCACCCGTGGAAGACGCGGCAGTGCTGAGGATCCCGTCAAGCCTCCCGTCCCGGTCGCTCGCCGGCGGCGACGAAGCCCTGAAGCACCTCGCGGTCGCCTTCCTGGACCGGACCACCTCGCGCTCCGACGACGACGTGGTGGAGCGCACCCGAGGCGCACTACGGCACCTCCTCGGAACGGGATTCGTCGACCAAGCCGCGGTAGCCAAGGTGTTCTCCATCCACCCACGGACCCTCCATCGACGACTTGCTGCGCACGGCACGACGTACCAGACACTCGTCGACGAGGCGCGCCGCGATCAGGCTCTGTTGCTCGTCACCACCACTGACCTTCCCTTCGCCCAGATCACCCACATGTGCGGTTTTCGCGAGCAAGCGTCCTTCACCCGCGCCGCTCGACGTTGGTGGGGCGCATCACCAGGTCAGCTACGAAGCCGGCAGCGCGCGGGAGCCGGCGCTCGTTACCGTTCGTGA
- a CDS encoding DUF302 domain-containing protein yields the protein MTELTMRVRTARGYEETVGLVRASLGEAGFGVLTEIDIQATLKTKLDVDVEPQVILGACRPQLAHAAMQADPSIAALLPCNVVVRADGAGTVVEAFDPRAMTAMVPQSSAGLREIAADARTRLRGALETVENA from the coding sequence ATGACTGAGCTGACCATGAGGGTGAGGACCGCCAGGGGCTACGAGGAGACCGTCGGGTTGGTGCGAGCCAGCCTCGGCGAGGCGGGTTTCGGCGTGCTCACCGAGATCGACATCCAGGCGACGCTGAAGACCAAGCTCGATGTCGACGTCGAACCGCAGGTCATCCTCGGCGCCTGTCGTCCCCAGCTCGCGCACGCCGCGATGCAAGCCGACCCGTCCATCGCGGCGCTCCTGCCGTGCAACGTGGTCGTGCGCGCAGACGGGGCAGGGACCGTCGTCGAGGCCTTCGACCCCCGGGCCATGACCGCCATGGTTCCTCAGTCCTCTGCCGGTCTGCGCGAGATCGCCGCCGATGCTCGTACTCGTCTGCGCGGCGCCCTCGAGACGGTGGAGAACGCCTGA
- a CDS encoding protein kinase domain-containing protein has product MADALAAAHADGLVHRDVKPSNVFVTGDDVAKLGDFGIARREDDEALTRTGLITGSPAYLSPEIARGSTATAAGDVWAFGITVYRVVTGSVPYDVEGDDVITAVQKILDAPAPALPADHPLAPVVAAATRHDPTDRATMREIADLLQTLAQPGGLGHHRSALADLAVARAATAGASESTATIPTPDGHRTAVTQAPPTRDVVTAPPTLPPPTSRRGGRRRRDRRTILVAAAALVAFGAAGAGVLATTGDDGAPVAAAASAAPPVTAQQRLEKFATDYVQTAASDPQRGFQLLTASYQQASGGITGYTDFWGRVSDVRVEAVRSDPDQMRVTYTYSYEIGGVRRTQALTLLLTQEGDRYLIRGALAA; this is encoded by the coding sequence GTGGCCGACGCGCTCGCCGCGGCCCACGCCGACGGGCTCGTGCACCGCGACGTGAAGCCGTCGAACGTCTTCGTCACCGGCGACGACGTCGCGAAGCTCGGCGACTTCGGCATCGCCCGTCGCGAGGACGACGAGGCGCTCACGCGCACCGGCCTCATCACCGGCTCTCCCGCCTACCTCTCCCCCGAGATCGCCCGGGGCTCCACCGCCACTGCCGCGGGCGACGTGTGGGCCTTCGGCATCACGGTCTACCGCGTGGTCACCGGCTCGGTGCCGTACGACGTCGAGGGAGACGACGTCATCACCGCCGTGCAGAAGATCCTCGACGCGCCGGCGCCTGCGCTGCCCGCAGACCACCCGCTGGCTCCCGTGGTTGCCGCCGCGACCCGCCACGACCCCACCGACCGCGCGACGATGCGCGAGATCGCCGACCTCCTGCAGACCCTCGCGCAGCCGGGTGGCCTCGGCCACCACCGGTCCGCGCTGGCCGACCTGGCCGTCGCGCGCGCCGCGACCGCCGGAGCGAGCGAGTCGACCGCGACGATCCCCACCCCCGACGGACACCGCACCGCCGTCACGCAGGCGCCGCCGACCCGCGACGTCGTCACCGCTCCCCCGACCCTGCCGCCCCCGACCAGCCGCCGGGGCGGACGACGTCGACGCGACCGTCGCACGATCCTCGTCGCCGCCGCAGCCCTCGTCGCCTTCGGTGCGGCCGGCGCCGGCGTGCTGGCGACCACGGGCGACGACGGCGCCCCCGTCGCCGCGGCGGCCTCGGCCGCACCGCCGGTCACGGCACAGCAGCGCCTGGAGAAGTTCGCGACCGACTACGTCCAGACGGCGGCCAGCGACCCGCAGCGCGGCTTCCAGCTGCTCACGGCGTCCTACCAGCAGGCCAGCGGCGGCATCACCGGCTACACCGACTTCTGGGGACGGGTCAGCGACGTGCGCGTCGAGGCCGTGCGCTCCGACCCCGACCAGATGCGCGTCACCTACACCTACTCCTACGAGATCGGCGGGGTGCGGCGCACCCAGGCTCTGACGCTGCTGCTCACGCAGGAAGGCGACCGCTACCTCATCCGCGGCGCGCTGGCGGCCTGA
- a CDS encoding vitamin K epoxide reductase family protein has protein sequence MGLVFAAAFITWLQTQSLYDIGRLCPYCMVVWAAVIPLVVIGSREAVSHLAPSSSLGQFLRNWTALIIMLWYVAVAAAVWFRFGSTLWA, from the coding sequence GTGGGTCTGGTCTTCGCCGCAGCCTTCATCACCTGGTTGCAGACACAGAGCCTCTATGACATCGGCCGGCTCTGCCCTTACTGCATGGTCGTATGGGCAGCCGTTATCCCGCTTGTCGTCATCGGCAGCCGCGAAGCCGTCTCTCACCTCGCCCCCAGCTCGTCGCTCGGTCAGTTCCTGCGCAACTGGACGGCGCTCATCATCATGCTCTGGTACGTCGCGGTGGCGGCCGCGGTGTGGTTCAGGTTCGGCTCGACGCTCTGGGCGTAG
- a CDS encoding MMPL family transporter — MTSTIDPPAPGQEARISSGPLGRLGIWVTTHGQIVAITWLMLVIGLGVFAPKVEHNLSGAGWQANGSESVAARELAREHFGGNASSAIQVVVHSDDGPVTEGRGAETLARVTTLLKDEPRIADVVAPQPGATLSQDGSTAIVLAGAGADTNEMVRVATDLKGPLQDLSGDGIDVNPTGSSLLWSDFNEANLEAMLKSEMVSWPVTLAILVIAFGALVAAGLPLLLTLSGLVASAGSLVLINELVPVSIWAMNFAMMFALALGIDYALFLVVRYRAARMGAKLSAPRAIAETMDTAGKAVLLSGLTVLISLSAVMLVPSPSFRSMAGGIMLSVVFVLAATLTLLPLVLVKLDHRINKLALPWVRTGEHRSRRFAAWGERLWRRPILWGSAALVVLLALAAPVVGLSTAMPSIKVLPEDASARVGYDRVQEAFGPGAPGTLQIVVANDQAQAAAKTLAADDGIAAAMPAQRAPDGSDLTMIQAVPTVDPSDPALTTTVERLRADLPDTARVGGAGVENLDLKSQLDDSTPLVIGVVLALGFLLLLIALQAPLISLLGTLVSLLSTAAAFGVARLVFQDGWGAGLLGFESQGFLDAWAPVFFFAMIFAIAMDYTVFLLASAKEHYERSGDPHEAMVGSLAHSGRVIFAAGAVMVAVFFTFALSGPLPPKEMGVVLGVAVLLDAFLVRLVLLPVLLRLTGHAAWYVPAWLKRALPNITFAHG, encoded by the coding sequence ATGACATCGACGATCGACCCACCCGCTCCCGGACAGGAGGCGCGGATCTCCTCAGGTCCACTGGGGCGCCTCGGGATCTGGGTCACCACCCACGGCCAGATCGTGGCCATCACCTGGCTGATGCTGGTCATCGGCCTGGGAGTCTTCGCTCCCAAGGTCGAGCACAACCTCTCCGGCGCCGGCTGGCAGGCCAACGGCTCCGAGTCCGTCGCCGCCCGGGAGCTCGCCCGCGAGCACTTCGGCGGCAACGCATCCTCGGCCATCCAGGTCGTCGTGCACAGCGACGACGGGCCCGTCACCGAGGGTCGCGGTGCCGAGACCCTCGCCAGGGTCACCACACTGTTGAAGGACGAGCCCCGGATCGCCGACGTCGTCGCGCCCCAGCCCGGCGCGACCCTCAGTCAGGACGGCTCGACCGCCATCGTGCTTGCCGGTGCAGGCGCCGACACCAACGAGATGGTCCGCGTCGCGACCGACCTCAAGGGCCCGCTGCAGGACCTGTCCGGCGACGGCATCGACGTCAATCCCACCGGCTCCTCGTTGCTCTGGTCAGACTTCAACGAGGCCAACCTCGAGGCGATGCTGAAGTCGGAGATGGTCTCCTGGCCCGTGACGCTGGCCATCCTCGTCATCGCCTTCGGCGCCCTCGTCGCCGCAGGACTCCCCCTCCTGCTCACCCTGTCCGGACTCGTCGCCTCGGCCGGTTCGCTGGTCCTCATCAACGAGCTCGTCCCCGTCTCCATCTGGGCGATGAACTTCGCCATGATGTTCGCCCTCGCCCTCGGCATCGACTACGCGCTCTTCCTGGTGGTCCGCTACCGCGCCGCCCGCATGGGAGCCAAGCTGTCCGCACCACGCGCCATCGCGGAGACGATGGACACCGCCGGCAAGGCTGTGCTGCTCTCCGGCCTGACCGTGCTCATCTCGCTGTCCGCGGTCATGCTCGTGCCCTCGCCGTCCTTCCGATCGATGGCCGGCGGCATCATGCTGTCCGTCGTCTTCGTGCTCGCCGCGACGCTGACCCTGCTGCCGCTGGTGCTGGTCAAGCTCGACCACCGCATCAACAAGCTGGCCCTGCCCTGGGTCAGGACCGGGGAACACCGGTCGCGTCGCTTCGCCGCCTGGGGAGAGCGTCTCTGGCGCCGCCCTATCCTGTGGGGCAGCGCCGCCCTCGTGGTGCTCCTCGCCCTGGCTGCACCCGTCGTCGGCCTCAGCACGGCGATGCCCTCGATCAAGGTGCTTCCCGAGGACGCCTCAGCCCGTGTCGGCTACGACCGCGTCCAGGAAGCCTTCGGACCGGGCGCACCGGGCACCCTGCAGATCGTCGTCGCGAACGACCAGGCACAGGCCGCAGCGAAGACCCTCGCCGCCGACGACGGCATCGCCGCCGCCATGCCGGCCCAGCGCGCACCCGACGGCTCGGACCTGACGATGATCCAGGCCGTCCCGACCGTCGATCCGTCGGACCCCGCGCTCACCACGACCGTCGAGCGACTGCGCGCCGACCTGCCCGACACCGCTCGGGTCGGTGGTGCCGGCGTGGAGAACCTGGACCTGAAGTCCCAGCTGGACGACTCCACCCCGCTCGTGATCGGCGTCGTCCTGGCACTCGGCTTCCTGCTCCTGCTCATCGCCCTGCAGGCACCGCTCATCTCCCTGCTTGGGACGCTCGTCAGCCTGCTCTCGACCGCAGCCGCCTTCGGCGTCGCCCGCCTCGTCTTCCAGGACGGCTGGGGCGCAGGACTGCTCGGCTTCGAGAGCCAGGGCTTCCTCGATGCATGGGCGCCGGTCTTCTTCTTCGCCATGATCTTCGCCATCGCGATGGACTACACGGTCTTCCTGCTGGCCTCGGCGAAGGAGCACTACGAGCGCAGCGGCGATCCGCATGAGGCGATGGTCGGTTCCCTCGCGCACTCCGGACGAGTCATCTTCGCCGCTGGCGCCGTGATGGTCGCGGTCTTCTTCACCTTCGCCCTCTCAGGACCGCTGCCACCCAAGGAGATGGGGGTCGTGCTCGGCGTCGCCGTCCTTCTCGACGCGTTCCTCGTCCGCCTGGTCCTGCTGCCGGTCCTGCTGCGCCTGACCGGACACGCCGCCTGGTACGTCCCGGCCTGGCTCAAGCGAGCGCTGCCGAACATCACCTTCGCGCACGGCTGA
- a CDS encoding fatty acid desaturase family protein — protein sequence MAYADVREYTHLTDEEVEAIGRELDEIRAEVEASRGQADRDYVLRIIALQRRLAAAGRITLFASLFPPAWLLGTALLSSAKILENMEIGHNTMHGQWDWMNDPEVHSSSWEWDTTQPAEQWKHSHNYIHHQFTNVLGHDNDVGYGILRMSRDQKWTPYNLGQPVYNALLALFFEYGVALHDLDIEAIRKGEKDPKLLKRQLKQIGDKIGKQALKDYVVYPALTGPAFLSTLTANITSNLVRNVWAYMIIFCGHFPDGAVHFTEEELEDETRAEWYLRQMLGSANFEGGKLLHIMSGQLGYQIEHHLFPDLPSNRYAEISVKVKDICQRYGIPYTTGPLHKQYGQTLRTIMKLSLPNRRTKDNPAPPAPRTRRLRDDERPGRRHELGRWTNAAATS from the coding sequence ATGGCCTACGCCGACGTGCGCGAGTACACCCACCTCACCGACGAGGAGGTGGAGGCGATCGGGCGAGAGCTCGACGAGATCCGCGCCGAGGTCGAGGCGAGTCGCGGTCAGGCCGACCGCGACTACGTCCTGCGCATCATCGCGCTGCAGCGCCGGCTGGCGGCCGCCGGGCGCATCACCCTGTTCGCGAGCCTGTTCCCACCCGCCTGGCTGCTCGGCACGGCGCTGCTCTCGTCGGCCAAGATCCTCGAGAACATGGAGATCGGCCACAACACGATGCACGGCCAGTGGGACTGGATGAACGATCCCGAGGTGCACTCCAGCAGCTGGGAGTGGGACACCACGCAGCCGGCGGAGCAGTGGAAGCACTCGCACAACTACATCCACCACCAGTTCACGAACGTGCTCGGCCACGACAACGACGTGGGCTACGGGATCCTGCGGATGAGCCGCGACCAGAAGTGGACGCCCTACAACCTGGGCCAGCCGGTCTACAACGCCCTGCTCGCGCTGTTCTTCGAGTACGGCGTGGCGCTGCACGACCTCGACATCGAGGCGATCCGCAAGGGCGAGAAGGACCCGAAGCTGCTCAAGCGCCAGCTCAAGCAGATCGGCGACAAGATCGGCAAGCAGGCGCTGAAGGACTACGTCGTCTACCCGGCGCTGACCGGTCCGGCGTTCCTCAGCACGCTGACGGCGAACATCACGTCGAACCTCGTGCGCAACGTGTGGGCCTACATGATCATCTTCTGCGGGCACTTCCCCGACGGTGCGGTGCACTTCACCGAGGAGGAGCTCGAGGACGAGACGCGCGCCGAGTGGTACCTGCGCCAGATGCTCGGGTCGGCCAACTTCGAGGGCGGCAAGCTCCTGCACATCATGAGCGGCCAGCTGGGCTACCAGATCGAGCACCACCTGTTCCCCGACCTGCCCAGCAACCGGTACGCCGAGATCTCGGTCAAGGTCAAGGACATCTGCCAGCGCTACGGCATCCCGTACACGACGGGTCCGCTGCACAAGCAGTACGGCCAGACGCTGCGCACGATCATGAAGTTGTCGCTGCCGAACCGTCGCACGAAGGACAACCCGGCGCCGCCGGCCCCGCGTACGCGGCGGCTGCGCGACGACGAGCGTCCCGGACGGCGTCACGAGCTGGGCCGTTGGACGAACGCGGCCGCCACGTCGTGA
- a CDS encoding protein kinase domain-containing protein, which translates to MIAGRYRLEHEIGRGRSTSVWAGHDTLLDRRVALKRLGFSPGSDEVDAARAEREARLAARVHHPHVVSVYDLADDGDFTWLVMELVDGPTLADLAHDGPSTSSGPPASSRRWPTRSPRPTPTGSCTAT; encoded by the coding sequence GTGATCGCAGGACGGTACAGGCTCGAGCACGAGATCGGTCGAGGTCGCTCCACCAGCGTGTGGGCAGGCCACGACACCCTTCTCGACCGTCGGGTGGCCCTCAAGAGACTGGGCTTCTCCCCAGGCTCCGACGAGGTCGACGCCGCACGCGCCGAGCGAGAGGCGAGGCTGGCAGCGCGGGTCCACCACCCGCACGTCGTCTCCGTCTACGACCTCGCCGACGACGGCGACTTCACGTGGCTTGTCATGGAGCTCGTCGACGGGCCGACGCTCGCCGACCTCGCCCACGACGGCCCCTCGACCTCGAGCGGGCCGCCCGCCTCCTCGCGCAGGTGGCCGACGCGCTCGCCGCGGCCCACGCCGACGGGCTCGTGCACCGCGACGTGA